Proteins encoded within one genomic window of Equus przewalskii isolate Varuska chromosome 3, EquPr2, whole genome shotgun sequence:
- the NUDT7 gene encoding peroxisomal coenzyme A diphosphatase NUDT7 isoform X1: protein MPIRPRRLRGVSCRIQTFPWTMSPPSPPRDRVRNSLIDDAKTRLKKHDVGTKHSHLSPTKYSILLPLVAKEGKLHLLFTLRSEKLRRSPGEVCFPGGKWEPTDVDNVATALREAHEEVGLHPRQVEVVCRLVPQPLDKDTLLTPVVGFIDHNFQAQPNPDEVKNVFLVPLEYFLHPRVYQQNRLTRSGHHFILHCFEYTTPEDGMTYHIKGITAKFAVFVALIILGKKPTFEVEFDLNDLISSSKEGFLELREHGTSKL from the exons ATGCCCATCCGGCCGAGACGCCTTCGTGGAGTGTCCTGCAGGATACAAACTTTCCCCTGGACGATGTCGCCACCCTCTCCTCCCCGGGATCGAGTCAG aaaCAGTTTGATAGATGATGCTAAGACCCGCTTAAAAAAGCATGATGTTGGAACCAAACATTCTCACTTGTCGCCTACCAAATACTCCATCCTTTTACCATTGGtggcaaaagaaggaaaactccATCTGTTGTTCACCCTCCGATCAGAGAAG CTAAGAAGGTCACCTGGAGAAGTGTGCTTCCCAGGAGGCAAGTGGGAACCTACAGATGTGGATAATGTGGCCACAGCTCTCCGGGAAGCCCATGAGGAAGTGGGACTGCATCCTCGTCAAGTGGAGGTCGTCTGCCGCCTGGTGCCGCAACCGCTTGAC aaAGATACATTGTTAACCCCAGTTGTAGGATTTATAGACCACAACTTCCAGGCCCAGCCTAATCCGGATGAAGTTAAGAATGTGTTCCTAGTGCCTCTGGAATATTTCCTGCATCCCCGTGTCTACCAACAGAATCGACTGACACGTTCAGGtcatcattttattcttcattgcTTTGAGTACACAACCCCTGAAGATGGTATGACTTACCACATCAAGGGAATAACTGCGAAATTTGCTGTGTTCGTTGCCTtaattattttgggaaaaaaacccacctttGAGGTCGAATTTGATCTCAACGATCTAATATCATCCTCTaaagagggcttcctggagcttCGTGAACATGGTACAAGCAAGTTATGA
- the NUDT7 gene encoding peroxisomal coenzyme A diphosphatase NUDT7 isoform X2 translates to MPIRPRRLRGVSCRIQTFPWTMSPPSPPRDRVRNSLIDDAKTRLKKHDVGTKHSHLSPTKYSILLPLVAKEGKLHLLFTLRSEKKDTLLTPVVGFIDHNFQAQPNPDEVKNVFLVPLEYFLHPRVYQQNRLTRSGHHFILHCFEYTTPEDGMTYHIKGITAKFAVFVALIILGKKPTFEVEFDLNDLISSSKEGFLELREHGTSKL, encoded by the exons ATGCCCATCCGGCCGAGACGCCTTCGTGGAGTGTCCTGCAGGATACAAACTTTCCCCTGGACGATGTCGCCACCCTCTCCTCCCCGGGATCGAGTCAG aaaCAGTTTGATAGATGATGCTAAGACCCGCTTAAAAAAGCATGATGTTGGAACCAAACATTCTCACTTGTCGCCTACCAAATACTCCATCCTTTTACCATTGGtggcaaaagaaggaaaactccATCTGTTGTTCACCCTCCGATCAGAGAAG aaAGATACATTGTTAACCCCAGTTGTAGGATTTATAGACCACAACTTCCAGGCCCAGCCTAATCCGGATGAAGTTAAGAATGTGTTCCTAGTGCCTCTGGAATATTTCCTGCATCCCCGTGTCTACCAACAGAATCGACTGACACGTTCAGGtcatcattttattcttcattgcTTTGAGTACACAACCCCTGAAGATGGTATGACTTACCACATCAAGGGAATAACTGCGAAATTTGCTGTGTTCGTTGCCTtaattattttgggaaaaaaacccacctttGAGGTCGAATTTGATCTCAACGATCTAATATCATCCTCTaaagagggcttcctggagcttCGTGAACATGGTACAAGCAAGTTATGA